The genomic window GAAGTTTGGCTTTGAGATCATCGAGACGAAAAAGAACTACTACAAGAGGATAGAGCCTGCAGACGCCCACGTGCTTCAGAAGAGCCTGCGCAGCCCGTGTGCGCCCCCTGGGGAAGAGCTGCAGAAGACCGAGTAGGGGCTGCAGCCTCTGGAAAGAGCATGGTCGTTCCCCCCTCCCCCAGAAACAGAACTGTGACAGATGCCTATGGGTCGACACATTCACCACTTTCTTCAAAGGATGTtaaaaagaaagaaacaaaaaatctaagtttaaaaaaacaaaacatggcaTTTTTATTTTGCAAAAAAAGAGTCCCAATAAAAGATTTTTAAAAACGAATCTAAGGGTTCAGAATCCAAAAGTTCTCAGAAAAGCTGCAGACTTAAGACAGTTTAGAAATGTTGGTGGGGTTCTGTGTTTGCCAATCATACTTTTTGTGTTTGAGTTTTTAAAAGCGGTTATAAAGGGTAAGGGGACATATCTTTGGTGtctggacaaaaaaaaaacaatagaacTGAATAGGGAAAAAATGTACGGTAAGAGACTATCGTTGACGAAGGAAGTCCCCAACTGGCAACATTATTGATGCTTTGAGTCGTCATGGTGACTCCTTCATAACACTGAACTCCAGCCCATCACCACCCGAGCCCAGGAACTTATGGGAAGTTTTTACTGGTGGGTTAGACTTCCTGTTTCTTCTTCTGGCAATATGCGAAGTGTGAGCCTTGCATAGGGGATGCAGTTGTTCTTCGTGACGTCAAAGCTCTGACGTCACTCCGGAGGTGGAAAGGAGAAATGAGAGCCCTCATAGAATGGGCATGAGGATTGATGAACAGTTTCAAGGTGTGGGAAGATTTGGGGGAGTGGATTCTCCTTTTGTTTCTGAATGGTTGTTTCTCAACCCATCTTTAATTCTCTCTtcagctcttttttttttttttcttcttaaatgCCAACTGGCTCAGGGCTTCTCCTGGGCTTGCCACAGATGCTGTGTGAGAGTGTTCAGGAAACCCTCAAGAGTTCGGGGTGTGAGATGGGCAAAGATGTATGAGATCAAAGGATATAACTGGTGATGTTGATGTTTTTGTCAAAGTACAAAGATGGAACAAGACATCCAGTAGGGGGGGTTGAGTACCCAGTCTGTGTATTTACAATAATTGTGGCACCAATCTATTGTATCTCCATTTCAGGACTAGAGCAGTTCAATTGACTGGCTAAGATGGAGAGCTCTCTGCCTTGGTGGAGTGCATGAATGAGTTTGTTGTGGATGCTTCTGTTTAGATTGGCACTTTATAGTTAGCCTGAGTACTGTCTGGTACCGAGACTAACCTTTAGTAGGAGGTTGTAACCAAGTCAACTAGATTTCGCCAGTAACCTTTCTGTGCGCTTCACTCATGACCATCTATCTATTCAACATTGTGGGAAGGTTGCATGTTGGTTTGGGAGTTTCCTCTGTGGGCCCCTCAGAACAGAACCAGAAGCCCAGGAGAAACCTTGCCGACTGCATGCTGGGAGAGTAGTCCCCCCTCCACTGTTGTAAAAGCATGTTTTGTTTTCTTTGAagaattttatattttctggagCTCTATATTGTAAGACTTTTTAACCacctaaataaaaataaatactattTGCATTGTGGGTTCATGTTTAATTCTTTGTATATCCAAAACCACTGTCCAAGACTGGGATATCGAGCAGATTGAAAACAGCATAATGAAGAAACCTATTTGAAACTAGTCCATATTGCACAAGCGTATTTCAGAGGGAATGTTGATCATCTCCTTATACTCAGATAATCTTTATTATCCCTGAGGGGCAATTTGCTCCACAGCAGGAAGTCCAAATACATGAGTATAAAAATGCACTATTGTACAACAAGCTCAAATCACTTTCAATGGTTTGTACAGTGATCCTGCTTGAGCCGTCAATCTTTCAAATTACATTCCAGGAGTATGACCCAGTACATATTTTGATTGGATCATAGACCGAATCTCTTGATTCCAATTCGTTTCAGTTTATCTACGCCTCTTTCTCCTTACTACTTGATTTTTGTGTTAGGTTGTGAGAGTTGattggatcctggatgctgattggttgatatgAGGGCGTTGTGAGACAACCACTCCCGCAACATACCATGACGTATTGGATATTTGTTAAATCATTATTTATTGAAGTTCTTGTCTCATCATTGATTCGCTGCATGCTAACGTGCCAATTATTTGTTTAGCATAGCAACGTCGAAGGATTAGAATGAAAAGACTGGGTCAAAACATGAAAAAGTAACTAATGCTGCGCTTGGATCGTCTTTCAATGAGAGCACGATGGTAAATGCCGTCACCGTAGACCGGACTTGCAGCCAGAGTTCAAATATCTCATCTTGCCGTGAGCCATATCATAATTTTCTACCGGATGTTGTTTAGCAGTGATTTGTTTACTGAAATTACCATAGCAACGCATACCATCGTGCTGGCTTACCTTTGCGGTCACCCGCATTCTtcttttttaataaataaaaaacgcTTTCTTGTCCCGAAATGCCGACTGGTATGGCAGTTTTTGCGTCCCTCTTCTAACGCAGCATAACGACCAGCCGTCCCACTTGTAATTATTTTGGAATATTCGGTGAGGGTTGTTGACGTCGAGAGATGCTACTAGCCTCATGAATAGCCATCTCGAGACAACTCAAAGTTGCCGGggtgtcacgtgtcctacttatatcagtacaatCGTAACAACATAAGCATTATATTATATCAAATAAACCTCGCGTGGCAAATAAGACATTCACTGTTTTGTTTAGCAAATTCGACACTGGCCTccattctaaaaataaaaaaatatgccacctgctggagggagacagattttccGCCGAGTTgggcctcttcctcctctctgggAAAACCAAAGTTTTGACAGGAACTAAATTCCAAAATGGGGAAGGTacaggtaagttgctagctaattaATTTAATAATTTTCCTAATTCAGAAGTGATTTGCCAATCACAAGGGTGATTTGCCAATTTTTCCAGGCGGCCTTTTGATTGCATTATTTTGTTCACTAAGTAAGCTTGATGTgaagcctagctagctaacactgctagctagcaagctgggGGGTGGGTGTTTATATTTCCACGATATTGTTATCCCATGTACTGTGCATGTGAGTATGATTGTTGTGTTTTATTTCTGTCGTTCAAATTAATACTTCAAAAGAGGGCTTATTTTATGCGAACCTACTTTAACATCAGGATAGCAGTGCTAGTTAGCTAATGAGCTAACGTTAACTACCTAACAAGTAAGTTAGGTTCAAAATGGGGATGTTTATGGGTCAACTCACTTTGCCAACATCACGTTTGTTCGCCAAGAATAACCGCTATTGCCCGCAATATATTTCATTCAAGGCAGCATGTCAGATAATATTAATTCATTATTTTCAGGTAGCTAACTGGGATAGCCGACTCGCTCAGCGTTGGACTAAGCTCATTGTTTACATGTAAGGCCACAGTATCTTTAATTCCAACGACCTGGTTATTGGCAAGGGTCTGCTTTCCGCATATCGTCCCATCTTGTTGTGATAAATAGATGCAGCACAGTGTTATTCAGAATAAACACAGCTAACTAGTAGATGGTGATTATCACAGAATTTCAACCATATAAATGCTTAATAACAAAACGGTTGTGTGGCTCATGTCTGACCTTACAAATTAGTTGTTAACATCATGGGGCTACTTGCATTTGAGAGGACTGTTGTTGCTGAACAGCCGTGTCTTATTCATGAGTGTGCATCTGTTACATATTTATAATCAAGTGTTTTGTCTAGTCATCATCCCTCCTCACTCCTTGGTCTCTTATGTTTGGGTTGCAGATCGGCCAGGGAAGGGATTTGATGGTAGGCCTGCAAGCGGGGTGACCAGTGCCTGTTATACAGGCAGTAGAGTAGGCCAGGATGCCAGAGATGACAGAGAACCAGACTCCTGGCCATAAACCACGGTAAGGGCAAATAAAATCTCCTGCATTTAAGTTTTCAGGCACCCAACATTGTCTAGCCTCTTTATCCATTTTCTCTTTCAGAAAGAAGAAAAACAAGGAATCTCACAATGCAGGtgaaatattgttgttgtagtttggCCTTTCCTGTCATTTCCCAGCATTTCCTGGGAGTGACTCACtaagtttttgtttgttttgtttggttgTCCTTAAGTTGAGAGACAGCGAAAAGAGAAGATCAATGCTGGAATTAACCGTATTGGGGACCTTCTACCATGTTCCCAGGCACTGAAGCAGGTAACacaggctgcgtttagacaggcagcccaattctgatattttcatTAATTGGTCTATTGCCCAATCAGATCAGCTATTAAAAATCCTGAGCtttgcagcggtctaaggcagtgctagaggcgtcactacagaccccggttcgaTCCTgagttgtatcacaaccggccgtgatcaggagtcccgtagggcagcgcacaattagcccagcatcattagggttagggaaaggtttggacggggtaggccgtcattgtaaataagaacaaattcttaactgacttccctagttaaataaaggttaaaaaataaaagaTCTGACCTGAAAAGATcttatgtgattggtcaaaagaccaattagtgcaAAACGGATCATAATTGACCTGTCTGTGTtaaacacagccacacacacactcctttgtGTGTTTTTGCACCGAACCATAGAACTTACAGGCTCGGTTCTTTTCTCAAGGTGTGATATTTATCCTTTGGTCTGAGGCTGTAGCTCCTGTTGATATCCTGCTGTATGCGTTTGTCTTGTGTCAGTCTCCATGTAAATCCCATGCTGACATCCCCTTCGTCTTTAGAGTAAGAACATGATCCTTGACCAGGCCTACCTTTACATAAGTGAGCTGCAGAAACAAAATGACGCCATGCTTCTCGAAGGGGGAGAACGAGTACAAGGTGTGTGCTTCACAATAAGTAGGGTGTGACAGTTCATTTTCCAATTTGTTTGCTTGCATTTTACAGTGTTTGAGCGTACACGTCTAGTTGTGCCAGtctgtctacatacagtgtttgAGCGTACACGTCTAGTTGTGCCAGtctgtctacatacagtgtttgAGCGTACACGTCTAGTTGTGCCAGTCTGTCTACATAGTGTTTGAGCGTACACGTCTAGTTGTGCCAGtctgtctacatacagtgtttgAGCGTACACATCTAGTTGTGCCAGtctgtctacatacagtgtttgAGCGTACACGTCTAGTTGTGCCAGtctgtctacatacagtgtttgAATCTACCTGTGTGAGGTACtgataatatatgccatttagcagatgcttttatccgaAGCTGTTTTTGCATACATATAACATACAGGTGTTTGAGAATCTGTGTTGACGACCACTCATCCTTGTTGTCTCCAATCCCTGCAGTTGAGGAGATCCGGCGGCTGCGGCGTCAGCTGGACGAGCTGCGGAGGGAGAGCGGCCACTACATTGAGTTGCTCAAAGCCCACGACATCAACTTCCTGGACGACCCCACCGTCCACTGGAAGGGAAAGCTGCGCTGTGCAAAGGTCGCCAAAGTAACGCCCACTCACCAGCTACCCAAAGGAATTATTGTCTACTCCAATGGGAATGTGATATGCCCAGCAGGGAAGGAACCTAGTCCAGCTTCCGATCTGGGGAAGCAACCAGTCATGGCTGGGATTGTTCAGTCGTCTTGTGACATCACAGCAGGGGTTAGGGTGAACGTGGCTCTTCAGCACGTCAGTGTCCCTTCCTCTGCCCCTCCGCTCCTCCCTAAGGCAACCCTAGCCCCTATAGTGTCTACACCTGGCATGAAGCTGGTGGAACAGTGTGTAGAAGAGGTACCTTTAGCCCCCAAACTACCCCCCTCTGTGTCCTACATCACCCTCCAGGGTATCTGCCCACTCCCCACGGTCACTGCAGCCTTGCCCCAGCCTGCCACCCCAGCCCCTAGTCTCCCCGTTGCAGCCAGTTTGACCACCCCACTCTCGCTCCATCCTGTCCCCAGCTTTACAGCCCTTCCCCAGGTCATAACCACCCAGAACGCTGCCACCAGGACTATGAGCTATACGACTATCAACAGCAGCCCAACCGTCCTCGGGGCCAGTGCAGCAGGGAGCACACAGACCACCTGGACTACCTTACAGCTGGCTGGGAACACAGTGCAACCTGTCTGCCAGGCACTCCCCACCCCAGAGACTAGCACCTCTGGGCAGCAGAGTATCCAACAAATTGTGGGCACTAAACTATCAGTTCAACCCATTCATATTCAAATGAGGCCACAGGTAACCATACAGCCCCAGGCACCCATCACTGCCCATATCCAAGCCCAGCCTTCCATCCAGAGGACACCCCAGCTACGGCCAGCTATCCTGGCCCAGCACCAGCCCCAGCCAGTCATGGCTTCCCAGCCACACTGTACTGTCCTCCCTCAGTCAGCCATCATGCCCCAGCCTGCTGTGGTAGCCCACTCAACTATGATATCACGACCTCAACCTGCTGTACAACAACAGGCAACAGTCCCCTCCCATCCACAGACTGTCCTCATGACTCAACCCCAACCAGCTATGCTTCCTCAGGTCCAGGCTCAAGCCCACCCCCAGGCAGCTGTTAGGCCCCTCCTCCAGACCATGCAGGTATTGCAAATGAACCCTACTGGGACAGCAAATGCTGGGGTAACGACTCCCCAGAACACTAACAACCCGAGTGTTGTCATCCTACAGCAGGCCAATCCCTGCTCAGCCCAGTCGGTTGTCAGTGACGACTTAACCAATCAGACGCCTTGTCAGCACATCGTCATCATCCAGGCCTCCAATCAGCCTCCACCTGCACCTCCTCAGAAACCTCAGGTTGTCATGGTGCCCGCAGCAGCACCCAATCAGATTGTCGCTACCAGCTCCACAACTTCCACCACTGGGCAACAGATCGTTGGGGGTAAACAGTTGGTTCACATTCTACCACGTCCCGTCCCTCAAACCCAGACACCCCAAGCCCCCCCGGTTCCCCCGAACCCTCAGACCATCACTGTGAACGGGCAGGTGTTTGCCTTGCAGCCCATGAAGACCTCTGAAAAGTCAGGCTGTAAGGGTGGCCAGAGCAGTCTCCAGCTGATCCAGCCCAGCACCGCTGAGGAGCCCAGCACCACTAAGGAGCCCACCACCAACATGCACACCCTGGGAGCCCTCAGCAGTCTCAACCAGAGCATCTCACAGGACATGCCGTCGTGCATCTCCACCCAGAGTAATGTCCAGCGAACCCTAGCCTCACCATCCTACTCTATAGTGCCACAGCAGAAGCCATCTTCTGTCCCCATTTTAGCAGCTCCACACAGTTCCCCCGTCAGGCAGATCCAGATCCCCAGTGTGACTCCACACAGACCAGGGCTGGCGATGGGTACAGGGAAGGCCTTGTGGAGTCAGCCTGAAACAGCCTCAGTGCCCAGACCTAAGAGGGCCATCACCAAGAGGACCAAGTTAGTGAGTAAGAAGGAGCCCAAACAGGGACGGCCTGTCATTATCTCAGCGAAGCCAGTGGCTTTAACAGGGGACCGTCTGGAACAAGAGGTCCCTGTGCCTCAGGGAATCCCATCCTCTGTTGCTGTGACAGTTCAGCCAAAGCCACTCCCTGTCAGCACTACAGCTAACACACCCACAGTTAGTAGTAGTGAGGCTTCAACACAGACCAGACCTGTTGAGCTTAGTATCAACTCTACACTGTCCTCTCCTGAAGGTAATAGTGTGACTACTAGTTCATATAGTGGACCAACTGTCTCCAGTGAATGCACCACACAGAGTAAAACCTCTGTGACAAGTGTCACTCCGTGTACAGCAgcagttagtagtagtagtatttttaGCTCCACACAGAGTGAACTCATTATCACTAGTGTTGTGAGTCTAGCTACTGTCACTTCTGCAGCAGATAAGCCTACAGTCACTTCTACTGTTTCTTCTCAGAGTAAACAACCTGCGGTCGCCGTTAGTGACAGGTCCACTCACCTCAGACTTACAGACACTTCTACTGTTTCTTCTCAGAGTAAACAACCTGCGGTCGCCGTTAGTGACAGGTCCACTCACCTCAGACCTACAGACACTTCTACTGTTTCTTCTCAGAGTAAACAACCTGCGGTCGCCGTTAGTGACAGGTCCACTCACCTCAGACCTACAGTCACTTCTACTGTTTCTTCTCAGAGTAAACAACCTGCGGTCGCCGTTAGTGACAGGTCCACTCACCTCAGACTTACAGACACTTCTACTGTTTCTTCTCAGAGTAAACAACCTGCGGTCGCCGTTAGTGACCGGTCCACTCACCTCAGACCTACAGTCACTTCTACAGTTTCTTCTCAGAGTAAACAACCTGCGGTCGCCGTTAGTGACCGGTCCACTCACCTCAGACCTACAGTCACTTCTACTGTTTCTTCTCAGAGTAAACAACCTGCGGTCGCCGTTAGTGACCGGTCCACTCACCTCAGACCTACAGTCACTTCTACTGTTTCTTCTCAGAGTAAACAACCTGCGGTCGCCGTTAGTGACAGGTCCAATCACCTCAGACCTACAGTCACTTCTACTGTTTCTTCTCAGAGTAAACAACCTGCGGTCACCGTTAGTGACAGGTCCACTCACCTCAGACCTACAGTCACACAGAACAGACAGCCGGTCAGTACTACTATCAGCACTGTGCAAACTAGATCAGCTATCACTAATGGCAGTTCTAGACAGAGCAGATCTATCGGTGCCTCTTCCACAGAGACTAGATCTAGGTCTACGGGTGTGATGTCTTCAGCAGCATGTCAACCCTCAGTTAGCACTGTAAACTCAATAGGAAATAGACCAGTGGCGTCTCTCCAGTCTGCTCAGCTCACTTTGTCATCACAGGGTCAGACCAAGCCAGCCAACAGCCAGGAGTCTCAGCCTACAACCCAGACCCAGTCCCAGCCCGTGGCTTCTCCTTCGGGCCCCTCCTCTCCAACCCCCTGTTCTGGCACCCTGTCTTTTGCCTCACCCTCTGTAACAGTCCCCATGACCATGCCATCAGAATACAGGAAATGGGTCCCCTATAACAGACCCTCGACCCAGCAAATGACCATGCCCACTTCCACACCATCCCATCCTGCTGAGCTGAAAGTGACAGCAGTGTCAGGCAGGGAGAAGGAACCTCGGGCAGAAGGCCACCCCAGCGCAGCGATGGAGAAAGCGAGCGTGAGGAGTGATGCTGCTCCCTCTAGAATGGACTACACTCTCCCACAGCAGGTGTACGTGCTAGACCACGAACCCTTGGATCAGCCTCCAGCTCCTAACAGACAGACTGACTCGCTCATGTCTGGTGGCGCAGGTGGTGGAAGGGGCTTCTCTGTGGCGTCTATGCTTCCCACAGGCCACAGTGTCAGTTCCTCGCCTGGTCATTTTGGACCGTTTACTTTTGCCAGCGAGCAGACTGATATCCTGGCTATGTTGGAGCAGGACAGTCCTGGGAGGAGGGTGGGGGGCTGCACCGTGGACAACTCCACCTCAACAAACACCCCAACACCTGCATGGGAACCCAACTCCAAGTCCCAGCAAGCCTCCAACAATAAAGAGAGGAGTGCTGGACAACAGACAAAGCTCACCAAACAGATGGAGACTCCAGTGGCTAAACAGGTGTCTGTTAGGGTCCAGGCTGGAGATCAGACATCCGCAGTCAGACATCCACAGAACATCTCCTTCTCCCAGTCCCACTCTCACCCCCAGAGCCAGGCCCAGTCTGGTACTTCCGGCACCCTCAGCGTCAACAATCTGATCCGGCCCAGCTCCAGCCAACAGCAGGCCTACCCAGGCTCCCTCAGTCTGGCTGGGCAGCAGGGCTCAGTCCCATCCCCTGCGGGGAACTCAGCCCATGTTTCCCAAACCTCTACCTCTGTCCTTCTTCCCTTCTCAGGTTCAGTCCAGCTGAACGAGTACGCCCCCCTGATGAGGGTGGGTGAGCCGCGATACATCAAGGACTTTTCCAAGAGGCCAGCCCAGGATGATGTGATACTGTCCAGCAGTAACAAGCGACAGAAGACCTGCTCGTCGGCCTCTAACGTGGGCCGCATGGAGGTCAAACCCCTGGACCACAGCCAGATGATGGTACCCCAGCTACCCCCTACCACCTCATCCATCATGACCAGGATCAACCCAGACGGAGTGGGTACCCTGTTCTCGGGCAACACCTTCATGAGTACAATGCTCCGACCCACCGAGAGCCACTGCACCCCCCAGCTGCCCACACAGGAACACAACCAACCAGGTGTGCTCCACCTGCCCCATGGCCACCCCCAGCATGGTGCACCCCAGCCAGGCCAACACCTTGGGGGCAACCCCTAcctgaagcagcagcagcagcaacaacaacaacaacaacaacaacaggaccACCAGGGGCACCACCTGTACCAGCTCCAGCATCACCTGACCCAGCCTGACCCTGCACACCTCCACAGCCTCCACCAGAGGGCGCTTCAGCAGGTCCAGAAGAAGCGGGGGCTGGTTGGAGGGGGTCAGAAACAACACCACCAGGAGAAGGGAGGAGTTCAGCAGCACCAGCATCAACAGTCACAACaatcacatcaacaacaacctcaaacacaccagcagcaccagcaacAGTCGCAGCAGCACCAGCAACAGtcacaacaacagcaccaacAGCAAACACAACAACCGCACCAACCACAAGCCCTGTCACAGCAGCAACATCTGCAACaacagcagcaccagcagcagaGCTCCCACTCCAGACACCAGCACCTCCAGCAGCAACAGATCCAGCACTTTGGGTCGCAGCACCAGGAGAAGAGCTGTGAGGCCCAGCCAGGACCAGCGGGACCCCGAGGTCACCACAGCAGCCACCTGGCCCAGGAACACCTCAAGGTACAGGAACTACTGAGGCTGTGTTGAATACATAATGATGATGATTTTATTATCTTGTTTTGTGGCTCTGAGTATACATTAAAAACATGTGCCCGCCCTCCATTAGGATGATTTACAATAAAGTCTGTTTTCTGTATGTTTTTATCCAttattttcttctctcctctttcccctcccttcAGTCTGATCAGGACCACAGCACCCTGCAGAGGCTGATGAGCTCTAGAAACCTGGAGCAGCACCTGACCTCCCAGCCCAGCAACCCTGCCTCCCAGCCCTCCGACCTGGGCTGTGCTCCCCCGCGCCAGGATCACCACCGCGTCTCCAGCTACTCTGCAGAGGCCCTCATTGGGAAGGGCTCGTCTAGTGATGAGCAGCAGCGCATGGTGCTTCATCTGCAGGCCACCCGCGGTACTACACAGGAACAGCCAGACCTACGGGGATACCTGGACACACCCAGAGTGAAGGGCAATGTCACACACAACCCTCAGAGCCGGCTGCCCCCAGACCACCCAGGTTCTGCAGACGTCCAGAGGGTCTCTGAGTGTCCTCCGTTTAAAACAATGGCCGGTGCTGAAGGGGGGCATCAGCTGGGGGGCTTTGAGGACATGACACCTAAATCAGGTCCCTCTTCTCAGAGAGGCCAGCAGGGGGGTTTCAGGATGAACCAGGGGCCTCCAGGGGATGGGCGAACCCGTGGGGGGTACAGTGGACCCCATCCTGGGATGCAGATTGGTGCTCCAGGTCTTACCCGGGACCAGGAGGGGTGTCATCAGAGTTTTATGCAGAGTCTCCTGGAGCAGAccgaccaccagagggcagtccAGTGCTGTCCTCCGGTCAGTATGGAGTACGGCTGTGTGTCTGGCAGCTCTGTAGGGGACATGCAGGCTAAAGCATCCAGCCCCAGTGTTCCTCCCACTCAGAAGGCCCCAGCTATGAGGCTTGGGGAGTGCAACAAGGGCCACATTCCTCATGGTAGTGGGAACATGAGCACCCACCCAGGGGTACGGACAGGCCTCCCCCACCCCCTTACCCCCCACAACAGCTCTGAGCCAGGCCGCACCACAGCCTCCTCC from Oncorhynchus mykiss isolate Arlee chromosome 15, USDA_OmykA_1.1, whole genome shotgun sequence includes these protein-coding regions:
- the LOC110489674 gene encoding basic helix-loop-helix domain-containing protein USF3 isoform X2; translated protein: MPEMTENQTPGHKPRKKKNKESHNAVERQRKEKINAGINRIGDLLPCSQALKQSKNMILDQAYLYISELQKQNDAMLLEGGERVQVEEIRRLRRQLDELRRESGHYIELLKAHDINFLDDPTVHWKGKLRCAKVAKVTPTHQLPKGIIVYSNGNVICPAGKEPSPASDLGKQPVMAGIVQSSCDITAGVRVNVALQHVSVPSSAPPLLPKATLAPIVSTPGMKLVEQCVEEVPLAPKLPPSVSYITLQGICPLPTVTAALPQPATPAPSLPVAASLTTPLSLHPVPSFTALPQVITTQNAATRTMSYTTINSSPTVLGASAAGSTQTTWTTLQLAGNTVQPVCQALPTPETSTSGQQSIQQIVGTKLSVQPIHIQMRPQVTIQPQAPITAHIQAQPSIQRTPQLRPAILAQHQPQPVMASQPHCTVLPQSAIMPQPAVVAHSTMISRPQPAVQQQATVPSHPQTVLMTQPQPAMLPQVQAQAHPQAAVRPLLQTMQVLQMNPTGTANAGVTTPQNTNNPSVVILQQANPCSAQSVVSDDLTNQTPCQHIVIIQASNQPPPAPPQKPQVVMVPAAAPNQIVATSSTTSTTGQQIVGGKQLVHILPRPVPQTQTPQAPPVPPNPQTITVNGQVFALQPMKTSEKSGCKGGQSSLQLIQPSTAEEPSTTKEPTTNMHTLGALSSLNQSISQDMPSCISTQSNVQRTLASPSYSIVPQQKPSSVPILAAPHSSPVRQIQIPSVTPHRPGLAMGTGKALWSQPETASVPRPKRAITKRTKLVSKKEPKQGRPVIISAKPVALTGDRLEQEVPVPQGIPSSVAVTVQPKPLPVSTTANTPTVSSSEASTQTRPVELSINSTLSSPEGNSVTTSSYSGPTVSSECTTQSKTSVTSVTPCTAAVSSSSIFSSTQSELIITSVVSLATVTSAADKPTVTSTVSSQSKQPAVAVSDRSTHLRLTDTSTVSSQSKQPAVAVSDRSTHLRPTDTSTVSSQSKQPAVAVSDRSTHLRPTVTSTVSSQSKQPAVAVSDRSTHLRLTDTSTVSSQSKQPAVAVSDRSTHLRPTVTSTVSSQSKQPAVAVSDRSTHLRPTVTSTVSSQSKQPAVAVSDRSTHLRPTVTSTVSSQSKQPAVAVSDRSTHLRPTVTQNRQPVSTTISTVQTRSAITNGSSRQSRSIGASSTETRSRSTGVMSSAACQPSVSTVNSIGNRPVASLQSAQLTLSSQGQTKPANSQESQPTTQTQSQPVASPSGPSSPTPCSGTLSFASPSVTVPMTMPSEYRKWVPYNRPSTQQMTMPTSTPSHPAELKVTAVSGREKEPRAEGHPSAAMEKASVRSDAAPSRMDYTLPQQVYVLDHEPLDQPPAPNRQTDSLMSGGAGGGRGFSVASMLPTGHSVSSSPGHFGPFTFASEQTDILAMLEQDSPGRRVGGCTVDNSTSTNTPTPAWEPNSKSQQASNNKERSAGQQTKLTKQMETPVAKQVSVRVQAGDQTSAVRHPQNISFSQSHSHPQSQAQSGTSGTLSVNNLIRPSSSQQQAYPGSLSLAGQQGSVPSPAGNSAHVSQTSTSVLLPFSGSVQLNEYAPLMRVGEPRYIKDFSKRPAQDDVILSSSNKRQKTCSSASNVGRMEVKPLDHSQMMVPQLPPTTSSIMTRINPDGVGTLFSGNTFMSTMLRPTESHCTPQLPTQEHNQPGVLHLPHGHPQHGAPQPGQHLGGNPYLKQQQQQQQQQQQQQDHQGHHLYQLQHHLTQPDPAHLHSLHQRALQQVQKKRGLVGGGQKQHHQEKGGVQQHQHQQSQQSHQQQPQTHQQHQQQSQQHQQQSQQQHQQQTQQPHQPQALSQQQHLQQQQHQQQSSHSRHQHLQQQQIQHFGSQHQEKSCEAQPGPAGPRGHHSSHLAQEHLKSDQDHSTLQRLMSSRNLEQHLTSQPSNPASQPSDLGCAPPRQDHHRVSSYSAEALIGKGSSSDEQQRMVLHLQATRGTTQEQPDLRGYLDTPRVKGNVTHNPQSRLPPDHPGSADVQRVSECPPFKTMAGAEGGHQLGGFEDMTPKSGPSSQRGQQGGFRMNQGPPGDGRTRGGYSGPHPGMQIGAPGLTRDQEGCHQSFMQSLLEQTDHQRAVQCCPPVSMEYGCVSGSSVGDMQAKASSPSVPPTQKAPAMRLGECNKGHIPHGSGNMSTHPGVRTGLPHPLTPHNSSEPGRTTASSRPPTAVSQRSRQITQEAQSGKLRPGERPRSGSLRPGNPFEPDVHLLGRPQSGSEARRSSIVRFMADSAQVSGDNNLVPDQHLAQNFGFSFMPDGGMNLPPINANPTFIPPVSQTNSSRPSALLPVEPQNTLPSFYPSYPPAAHPSLASDIPIQYFSNQMFTSPGTDKSSSAPLNNRFGSILSPPRSVGFAQATFPLLSDMPPMPISNSSGITPHLSNFSLTSLFPEIATAMQPDGSAMPMSPLLSLSNNSSADSGKQPNRLAHNISHILGHDGSSAV